Proteins encoded within one genomic window of Fragaria vesca subsp. vesca linkage group LG1, FraVesHawaii_1.0, whole genome shotgun sequence:
- the LOC101306749 gene encoding uncharacterized protein LOC101306749: MAALAQGVIVDHIARQSKDIRRLADFYIETFGFEEVESPKVGPLKVIWLVKPSAFTMHLIEFNPSYPPNESNDTAAVAEPAKIPRGHHICFSVSNFESFVQKLKEKVIETARRPVEYNPTGSKKIDQVFFFDPDGNGLEVSDSTAAKWVAPNRNAD; the protein is encoded by the exons ATGGCGGCATTAGCACAAGGAGTGATTGTGGATCACATTGCCAGACAATCCAAGGACATTAGGCGCCTCGCCGATTTCTACATTGAG ACATTTGGATTCGAGGAGGTAGAGAGTCCAAAGGTCGGGCCACTCAAGGTGATATGGCTGGTTAAGCCCTCAGCTTTTACCATGCACCTTATTGAGTTCAACCCAAGTTACCCCCCAAACGAGAGTAATGACACGGCAGCGGTAGCTGAACCTGCCAAAATTCCCAGAGGCCACCATATCTGCTTCTCTGTCTCCAACTTCGAATCCTTTGTGCAGAAACTCAAG GAAAAGGTAATTGAGACGGCTCGTAGGCCAGTTGAATATAATCCAACTGGCAGTAAGAAAATCGACCAGGTCTTTTTCTTTGATCCCGATG GCAACGGTTTGGAGGTTTCGGATTCCACCGCAGCAAAGTGGGTTGCTCCAAATCGTAATGCAGATTGA